TTTAACTCTTCTGTGAACTCTTCTATGTTTGAACAGATCTGCGTTTCTGGCAAAGCTTTTTTTACATTCAGGGCATGCATATGGTTTCTCTCCAGTGTGAACTCTAATATGCTGTAAAAGATATGAATTTcttgcaaaacatttcccacattcagaacatggaaATGTTTTTTCTCCTCTGTGCATAGACTGATGTCGAACACAATTTGAGTTACTACTAAAACGTTTTCCACATTCAGAGCAAGAatatggcttttctcctgtgtgcatTCTCTTATGAACAACAAGCTCTGGGTTACTAGCAAATCCTTTCCCGCATACAGCACATGTAAAAAGTTTCTCTCCTGTGTGTATGGTGTGATGCCTAATAAGAGTTTTTTTATCGCTAAAACATTTGCCACATTCCGAGCATACAAATGGTTTACACCCAGCATGAATTCTATTATAATTACTATAATGGGATTTTGTAATATCACGTTTGCCATAATCTGAACCTGCAAAGTGTTTTTCTGAGATATTCAATCTTTTATTTACAACATGCATTGAGTTTTTACCAAATTTCCCATTTTCCGAACGTGAATATGTTTTTTTGTTGGAGTGTTTTTTTCTCTTATGTAGAATAAAGTCCGATTTTTTAGAGAAACATTTCTTACACTGTAAGCATGAAAACGTTTTTTCTGATATAGAGTTTCCGGTGTCACACTTCCTACATTCTGGACACGCAATTGTTTTGTCATCTGGGTCAATTGTCTGATTCTTAAGAAAATTTGAGTTGTaactaaaacatttcccacactgagAACAAATAAATGTACATGAATTAGACCTTATCGCTGTGAAATTCTTATTTATTTCCTCTGTCTCAGTCTGTTTATTGATGTGCTGGTCCAAATAAGTGTCTGGATATTCCTCTTCCTTAATTATATTTGATTTCTTTATATCATTTGTAGTATGATTTGCTTCTTGATAATCCACACACATACTGTTAGCTTTCATCACAAAATAAGGTGGATTGCGCTCACTGGTAGATGCATTTATGGCAATCAATAAAtctgttaaaaagaaatatatacctaGAGTAAATTTCATATGCATATTCCCaatattacaaaagatctgcatgcaaaataaatgttttaaaagtaattAAAAGGAGATCAAAATCTTTTTTTAGATCATGTAAAAGTATGATGCAAATTCAACAAagaagaaataacttattttgaattttttctCTGTTAATCATATTTTTGATCTTAAATTGCAAACTTCTCAAAGCCATCTGTTGgactcattggggccgatttaacattgtgctgGCAGACAcgattcgctgtagcggatcatgtctgccgcacatcaataaatgctgacagcatatgctgtctgcatttatcattgcacaagcatttctagtgaaatgcttgtgcaatgccgccccctgcacattcactagcaaggggtgtcaatcatcccgatcatatccacACGCTCGTTCACAGTAGCCTGCCCACTCAGTAGCTATGTGCGCACATGCACGTATTGTCATGATTCGGATCATTGCTGTGTCGCCACAGCTCTCGGATCTGTCTTCTTCCTCtgccacgtcacgttgcctagtaacGTGACGCAGTCTCTCTTAGACACACCTCCATGACGTCACACGGCTCTTTAAATCTTTGACGGGACTTTTCCTCGATGCTCGTTGGATTGCCTTCCTGCTTCCTGGCTATGTGCTTCATTTGTGAGTTTGTTTTCTGCCAGTCTAAAAGTGCAacaaatatttcaactaaaaaagAAACTAATACTGATAACTGGCTTTTACAGAAGGCAGATTTTTACAAATGTGGAGGCAGACCCTGTAAAAGTTGTAATTATGCTTCAACTGGTGGCACGTTCACATCCACTAATACAGGCAAAGTGTATAAAATTAGAAATAGAATTAATTGCAATTCAACATATGTCATTTTTTCATAACTTGTGGTTGTTGCAATTTTCAATAAGTAGGACTCACTTCAAGATTTTtaaaagatagaattagagagcatctgCTGTCATTAGAAGCAGAGGTTCCTAAAATtccagtggcaaaacattttgccaAACATGTTGGGGGTTCTTCACTCTAAATTTCAAGGTATAGAACAAGTGATGCTAAatgtgagaggaggtgatagatattTGGCTCTTgatataaaataagttttttttatttacactctcCAAACAGGAAATCCTATAGGTATTAATAAAAGCAGTGATGTTAAACTGTTTATAGACCGGAGCTAAATTTTCTATATTATTCAATTTAGTATTACAACTTCAAGTACTTTTCCTATTTGGCAATTGGAATTAAGGATCTAACGAAATGTATTAAGTGCACTATGTAAGGGTAATTCATAATTATCAAgtgcatttatcttttatacacTACTATGTTTAAGCGCCTATGATAGTATTACTTATAGAATCGAAACTCAATTTGCTATTTAACATCATAGTTGGTAACACACTAAAAGTTAATGACCCGGTCTTGTATGTGATTTAAGTATATATGAATTTCTTTCCCAAGATTTTAGGTATGTATGTACATAATTCAACATTTTTTAGTGTGTAGTTGTTTTTGaggtatttttttatatgtgttattGCAGCAGCGTTATACATCTGAAATTGCAGGTGTGTGTGTTTCACCATAATTTGAATATACTGAGAGATACTAGTGTATCTGGCCAATCATTGGTTTTGGTGAGCAACCGCACCTGCAATTTAATGCTTGCAACTTCACCTGTCTGACAGCTCTGATGAAGTCCtgttaaggcaggaaacgcgtcagctgcaaTCTGTTTGCTGTGCCCTTTCATTCTTTTTAAGATTTTccaataaaatggacgttttaacTTGCTCATACTCTCCTGATTTATGATTTTGGAATATCTTTTTTTGTTGTGTCTAAAAGTGTTaccgacctctgctttgcctgaccactctattggaatATCCTCAAACCTGCTGAAAGTAactttgacctctgctttgcctgaccactctacctgttttaaagtgatactgaccattgctttgcctgaccacggattatcctctgcctgctatgaagtgttacagacctctgctttgcctgaccattctaacGGATTATCCTCTCCCCGCTTTAAAGCTACAGTACATTGTTTTTCAAAACTTCTCATCAAGTATTCAGTTTTCCGTGGTCCTGCATCATTTGTGAGTACTCAGGTTTTCGTTATCCTGCATACTAACTTTTTCTTTCCTGAGTTGGTCCCATCCTGGGTTTTTCTCAGTGTGTTAGCGTGTGTCAATTATCACTCTAGCAATTGGgcctaatcctggactgattctttaCGGCTGACAGAACATGGACCCCACTGAGCTACCCAGAGCCATGACCCACCAGGGACAAtgattgggatctcatgctacacATTTACAATCCCTGGATTCCAAATTGGATCAAATTGCTGCTTTGCTACAAAGTTTGGCTACCCCAATACAAACTAACCCTACCTCACTAGCTTCTTCCACTCCTACCATAACAGCTGTCCTTCCTCAAGGGCATGTAAGCCCCAGGATACCCCTTCCCGACAAATATGATGGCAACAAAAGAGGGGTTGATTCAATACAAGgattgaagcgtgtacacttattagcactcacatctcgtggtgatgtggctttaaatttagaacctCTAGTGCCAAAAGGGGGGACGGTCTAtgccgtaaaaataaaatataacctttattaggattgttaaaaaagattccacaaaacaaacataaacatatgtgaattaaaaacacttaatgttGAGGAGGATAATATCAAGAGGATATAGATGCTAAACGTAGCTGTCTGTAAGGAGAGTTATCTCCAGGCTTATGATTAGGGGTATTCCTGGTTCCCTGGATGTCTCCTAGTTATAGCTACTGCTGTATGTGATATATAATGCTTGTGAAAATAATGGTACTATTTCCTGGTTCAAATATTGTAGTTATTCATGGtctcaaaaatcttttgaaaataaatttattttgcagtatagtacctataaatataattgtatatgcttctcgggcatgtgcttttggttctttgatattaatgctgctaaagcagtgaTATTATTAATGCATAGCACTAGTTATTGTGATACTGTTGAATTATCACTTTCTGGACATATAGTTGCTATCGTGAGCTTGTTATATACCTCCCATTTCGAAGGGTTAATTTGGCTAAGTTCTTAATACAGATAAGATAACCTATTGAATTTGCATAACTAAAAGGTATGCCCTAATAGTATTAGCTATGTAATTTTCCgttatttaacataaatatatagctATTATAGGGCTGTATGCAATTTTCAACGTTGATACAAATGTTACTATTAGAACATAGCGTTATACAAGTCCACACAGTGTGAATTGTATCCAGATTATTGGTCTATGTTTTTATGGAGGTATTTGTTGTTTATCCCCCAGTATTTTATACTCTGCGTTATGCAGATTAACACAATGTCAATTTGTATTCGGATTATTCCGATTGTTAGGCTATGTTTCTCTGAGGGTATTTAGCGCATATTCCCTGGTGCTTGGTGCCAACAATATCAAGTATTTCAATGCTATGGATATCTTGCACTGATATCAGCAATTGTGCTGCTATTAGCTAGAACTTTAGTACAATTAATCTTTTAATTTAATAATGCACTCATTCATTCATCATTCGTACTCAAATGCCCAAGAGCTGCACAAAGTCAGCAACTATTAGTTAAATCCCATTAGCATAACTTGCTATAATCGTAAGATATACTACGGTTAGCTTTATATTTATAGTTAGTTCAATATTTTCATTTATGTGGCGGTCCACCTTACATTCATACACTTGGCTTGCTAGCCGTTCTATAATGCTTAGGTGTAGGCTAGTCACTATAGTAGTTTTCTAGTGAGCTAAACTATATTGATGTCCTCTAAAACGTAATACACCTAACTTCAACCTTTTTACTTATAACTTGGCAGTGCGCCTTCCGTAATTGTAACGCTAAGGTTTCAGTGGTGTAACTAAATACTATATCCTGATTTCAACAATAGCAGTtaaaaaagtttggcttaaagcctaacaacatattcaaagctttgaatatgttgttaggctttaagccaaacttttttaACTGCTAATGTTGAAATCAGGATATAGTATTTAGTTACACCACTCTTTTGTAGTACAAAAAAGTACACAGCACCCAACTCTAATATTATAGCAAGGTTAATTACCTGCCTCAATTATTATAGAGCATCTCAAGGACACCGGATAGTAGTGCTATTtagtctctctcttttctttcgttTGAAATATGATGGCAATCCTGAGGACTGTCTTGGTTTTTTGaatcagtgccgccttcatttTCGTAACAGCACTGCGCTGTTTACTACACCTTCCTCTAGAATAACATTTCTTATTTCTTTGATGAAAGGAAAAGCCCTGGCCTGGGTATGTTCTTTAttggaaaagaatgatcctattctCCAAGATGTGGATTCCTTCCtgtccatattttcttctgtttttgacaagacTGGGAGATCCTCGGCTGCTGAGGCCGGCCTTTTGGATCTACGTCAGGGAACACAGTTGATGGCTCAGGATGCTATTGAATTCAACACTCTTGCGGCCGAGACCTCTTGGAATCCGGGAGCCCTAAGAGCAGCATTTGGTAAAGggctctctgaacgtctcaaagacgaACTTGTATTTCTGGATCTCCTAGAATCACTTGAGGATCTAATCAATCTTTGTATCAGGCTTGACGCAAGGTATAGCGAAcgacaacaagaaagagagagaacttGCAAGCCTTTGTCCCTTCTTTCCGTCTAGCACCCCGTTTCTCCAATCTAATATCCTCTTCTCCCTCCTCTTCAGATCAAACGGAACCTATGGAAGTTGGTaccataaaataacaaagaccgaaCGCCAGAGAAGACGCTCACTTGGTCTAtatgtctatactgtggccttaattGACACTTATTGAGGGAATGCCCCACAAGACCAGTAAAAGCCAGAGCTTAACTCCTGTTCGAGGGAGTTAAGCCAACTATAATTTTCTTCCCTCAACAACAAGCTCTTTGTGCCCGTAACTGAACCCAGGAGACCGCAAGATCTATTCCCAAGGCCTTATTGATtccggtgctggaggtgtgttcatagaTTCTACCTTTGTATCCACACAGAAGATACCTCTACGTTCTAAGGGTTATTCGGTCAAAGTCTCCACTGTCAGCGGTGATCCGTTGGATTCTGGACTCATTCAGTATTCTACTAAACCTTTACGGTTTTCCGTAGGAGTTCTCCACTCTGAATCAGTTTTTACATCATtccgactcctcaatttcccataattttgggtcgACCCTTGCTCCAGTTACACAACCCAACATTTTACTGGGCTCAAGGCGAACTCACTTCTTGGGGATCTACATGTTTTCACAACTGTTTACATTATCCTGCCAAACCTCCTGTCACTATAGCACATGCCATGGAATCTCCTAGTTCCTTACCGACTTCCTATCTGTACTTTCTTGATGTGTTTTCCAAAAAACGCCTTCCTTTGCCCCGTGGAAAGACCTATCCACTATCCAGACCCGAAAACCTCGCCctggaggaatatatcaaggacaaCCTGGCTAGAGGTTTCATAAGACCGTTATCACCAgtgggggctggcttctttttttgtggaaaaaaaaaaggatggagGCCTTCGGCCCTGTATAGATTAAAGAGGTCTAAATCAGATTACTgtaaaaaacagctatcctctaccaCTTATCCCCGAACTGTTTAGTTACCTGCAAGGCGCTACAATTTTTACCAAATTGGTTCTTCGAGGCGCATACAACCTCTTCCGAATGCGCAAAGGGGATGAATGGATGACAGCTTTCAATACTcactttgggcattatgaatacctggtcatgccttttgggctttgcaacgcccccGCAGTGTTCCAACACTTTGTGAATGAAATTTTCCGAGATTATTTGAATATCTTTGTAATTATCTACCTTGATGATATCCTCATCTTTTCTCAAATTTACCAAGACCATGTATCCCATGTCAGGAAAGTACTTAAACGACTTAGAGATAATAATCTTTTTGCCAAGATTGAAAAATGTTCTTATCACCAGGATACTGTTCCCTCCTGGGATACGTAATATATCCAAGACAGGCTTTGAAATGGATCCTAATAAACTATCGGCCATTATCGAATGGCCTAGACCCAACTCCCTTAAAGCTCTCCAATGTTTCCTGGggtgccagttattacaggaagttAATCAAAGGCTTTGCCATCATTACGGTACCTCTTACTTCCCCTAACAAGAAAGGGACAAAATTGCAAAGAGTGGTCTCCGGATGCTATTCAGGCTTTTGAAGCTCTTAAAAAGGCTTTTTCTTCTGCCCCCATTCTTCATCATCCTAATCCTGAACTCCAGtgtatcctggaagtggatgcttGCTCAGTAGCCGCAGGTGCAGTCCTTTCTCAACGTATTCCAGAGTCTTTCAAGAGTCATCCCGTCggtttctccaagaagttcacctcttctgaattaaattattatGTGGGCAACAAAGAGTTGTTGACTATTATAAAATGGCCTTGGACAAATGGagacattggttagagggtactacTCAGCCCTTCTCAattcttactgatcataagaaccttctctACCTCCAGACTGCCAAACGCTTAAATACCCGTCAGGCTTGGTGGTCGTTATATATTTTTCCCGTTTCCACTATGTTCTATCCTACATACCCGGCACGAAAAATAtcaaagcagatgctctgtcaagaCTGTTTCAATCCACTAATTCTCTACTTCAAGAACCTGGTAATATCCTCCACCCTCATGATATCATAGCTCAACTATCAGTCTCTATTTTGCAAGATATACAAGCTGCTCAAGAGAATCTCCCTTCCGACTGCAAACCTCCTGCTGGCCTACTTTTTGTTCCTGAGCGCCTCCGCTCTAAATTGTTACAATTGGACCATGACAAtctcctttctggacatcctgggaTCAGCAATACTTCATGGAAACTCAAGCAATACGTCTGAAGGCGCCCTTTAGAACAAGATGCCAAGGATTATGTTTCTGCTTGCACTGTATGTGCATCTAACAAGACACCACATCATCTTCCTTCTGGTTTGCTTCAACCTCTACcaattcctcaccagccttggacccatttgtccatggatttcatccctGACCTCCCTCTCTCAGCCGGAAACAATACTGTTTAGGTCATAGTCGACAGATTCACTAAATCTGCCCATTTTGTTCCTTTGTCTGGGTTGCCCTCTGCCAAAtctctttccaaactttttattcaGCATGTTGTGAGATTGCATGATTTTCCAATATCGTCTCTgacagaggggtacagtttgtttctcagCTTTGGAGGTCTCTTTGTAAACAATTTGGCACTACCATTTCTTTGTCTACATCTCATCACCCAcagtctaatggccaaactgagagggTCAACCAGTGCttggaaacatatcttagacattatgtagataaTCACCACTCTAATCACCACTCTTATTGGACCTACTTCTTGCCTcttgctgaattggctcataatgcgcGCTACAATGCTTCCCTGAACACCTCACCCTTTAAAGCAGCTTACTCATTCCAGCCTAGAATATTTCCTCTTAACACCTCATCCACTGAAGTACCCACTGCTGATCGTTCTGTTCGCAGACTGTATCGTCAATGGCGGAATATACCCGCCTTCTCCTCTCCAAAGCCTCTAAAAGATATAAATACTATGCTGATCGCAAATGGAAAAAGGCCCCCAAATACCGTTGTGGAGAAAGTTTGGGTTTCCACACGACAttttcatctcaaacaaccttcaaCTAAACTGGGTCCCCGCTATGTCGGTCCTTTCCGTATCATGAGTCAAGTGTGCTCCAATGCTTAACATGTAGCTCTAcctaagactctcaaagtccatccggtattccacatCTCTCTCCTTAAGTCGAGCATCCACAATAAATATTCCAAACTAAAAACCAATCCTCCACCTCTTCTAGTCGATGGACAACTTGAGTTTGAAGTCAGTCATATAATAGATTCCAAACTTTGTGGCAAGATTTTGTACCATCTTATCCACTGGAAAGGCTATCCTGTCACGGACCGTTCTTGGGAACCAGCCCGTCAGGTTCATGCACCTGCTTTGATCAAGGCTTTTCATAAGGCCCATCATTCCAAGCCCGGTCCTATCCCCTGGAGGGGTCTTTGAGGAGGAGGTGCTGTCATGATTCCAATCATTGCTGTGTCGCCACGGCTTGTCTTCTTCCTCTGCCGCATCATGTTGCCTAGTAACGTGACGTGGTCTCTCTTTGACACACCTCCATGACGTCACACGGCTCTTTAAATCTCCAGCTGGACTTTTCCTCGATGCCCGTTGGATCGTCTTCCTGCTTCCTGGCTACGTGCTTCATTTGTGAGTTTGTTTTCTGCCTGTCTAAAAGTGTTACCGACCTCTGCTTTGTTTGACCACTCTTTTGGAATATCCTCAAACCTGCTGAAAGTgactttgacctctgctttgcctcaCCACTCTATTGGAATATCCTCAAACCTGCTTACAGTGtctttgacctctgctttgcctgaccactttaTTGGAATATCCTTAAACCTGCTAAAAGTGtctttgacctctgctttgcctgaccactctaacagaATATCTTCTACCtgttttaaagtgatactgaccattgctttgcctaaccactctaacggattatcctctgcctgctttaaagctaCAGTAcattgtttttccaatcttctcaTCAAGTATTCAGTTTTCCATGGTCCTGCATCATTTGTGAATACTCAGGATTTCTTTTTCCTGCATGCTAACTTTTTCTTTCCTGAGcgggtcacgtcctgggtttttCTCAATGTGTTAGCGTGTGTGTCAATTATCACTCTAGCAATTGGgcctaatcctggactgattctatacggctgacacGTATAATTTGAATATGCTATCAGATTGGTTGTGGGGGTGATTTATCTTTTGTGGGTGCTCAGCCTATTTCCAAGGGTGTCCCTGCAACGTTGAATGACGTCGACAATTTaagttaaatattttcaaaatttatattcactggtttgtgcaattataaatgcagacagcgtatgctgtcggcatttatcattgcacaagcatttatagtgaaatgcttgtgggtATCCGATCGagaggattgctgtccgccgcctcagaggttgcggccgagttaaggagcagcggtcttatgaccgctgcttcttaacttacatttctggcgagcctaaaggtttgcgtggaaactgctgcattcccagcatcataaatcggcccccttatGCGAGTCATATCAGAGTGCTACCGAGGTAGAATTCTGTAAGTATGCACAGCTCCTGCACAAGGTCACTGTGGACAAGGCAACATCATTGCCACTGTCATTCTGTTTGAGACACAGCAGCCTATAGAAGATCAGATTTAATACATTACAGGTTGAGTTAAAAGTGAACAGAATGATACCTTGCAGTAATACATGTAATCACAGTTGATGTAATATCCTGCAATTGAATGCAGAGATTGTGCACCAGGAATATGACCAAAATGTTCAAGAACAGCTGACAGCATAAGAAAATAACTGACAGGAGCCTCTGGCAAAGGCAGTTTAATTCACAATCAAACCCACAGTAAATGCCGCCATATAACTtgatatattacatttaaaggctttatttcaacacttaaaccGACAATGTATTCTACTAAAAAGCATCAGAATGTAGTATTGCAGTAATAAACAGTACAATGCCCAGATATTGATTAAGCAAGTGAATATAAATTTTGGAAATATTTAACTAAAAATGTTAACGTCATTCAACGATGCAGGGACACCCTTGGAAATAGGCTGAGCACCCACAAAAGATAAATCACCCCTACAACCAATCTGATAGCATATTCAAATTATACGTGCATGTGCGCACATAGCTACTGTGAGCGAGCATGCATGCTAGCAAGTAAATGTGCCGAAACAAAGATGGGATCTTAGAACACTTGTTATGCTAACCAATCATATTAACGCACTGGTTGTCACAGTGATTTTGTTTCATGCAGGTTACTTCCCCAGTCTACAATGTCTTGCAAGTTTATGAGTCTTAAAATGCGATTTCCTTTGTTTGAAACCAAACTGCTGGCAATGAGTCTGGCTCAAGTATCATACATGCTATGACATCCTCAGCTTGTAGCACATGCATGAAGCCAACACACATACAGAGTCACAGAAGGCAGTAATAAAAATACAGCATAACATTCATACTGAATTTGTTGGCTTTGGGTATTGGTTTTGTCACTGAAATATTgtatagttaaatattttaaaaaaatatacaaggatACAGTATTGAGATATCCGACACACATTAACAGATGATTTGCAACACGTACAAAGTTACAACTGATTATAACATCACAGGAGACATGACTCTGGGTTTGAATGTGGATTAAG
The nucleotide sequence above comes from Bombina bombina isolate aBomBom1 chromosome 7, aBomBom1.pri, whole genome shotgun sequence. Encoded proteins:
- the LOC128666914 gene encoding gastrula zinc finger protein XlCGF26.1-like, which encodes MSGKNINQTTDFHNEYKGIPEQNSGTSLLNVKEEVEKGEMKNCKKELHSDSCANLLIAINASTSERNPPYFVMKANSMCVDYQEANHTTNDIKKSNIIKEEEYPDTYLDQHINKQTETEEINKNFTAIRSNSCTFICSQCGKCFSYNSNFLKNQTIDPDDKTIACPECRKCDTGNSISEKTFSCLQCKKCFSKKSDFILHKRKKHSNKKTYSRSENGKFGKNSMHVVNKRLNISEKHFAGSDYGKRDITKSHYSNYNRIHAGCKPFVCSECGKCFSDKKTLIRHHTIHTGEKLFTCAVCGKGFASNPELVVHKRMHTGEKPYSCSECGKRFSSNSNCVRHQSMHRGEKTFPCSECGKCFARNSYLLQHIRVHTGEKPYACPECKKSFARNADLFKHRRVHRRVKKYAKNSMHVLDEVSEKTFACSDCGESFNQNSDLFKHNAIHTGQKVFACSECGKCLSSNSSLVRHHTLHTGEKLFSCSVCGKCFASNREVVVHKRMHTGEKPYSCSKCGKCFSKNSNLVRHQAIHTGEKPFPCSECGKCFARNSYLVQHLRTHTGEKPYTCSECEKCFTRTSDLFHHRRVHHTGEKPYECSECEKSFGRKSDLFQHRRVHTGEKPFACSVCGKGFSRKSLLVMHSRRHVREK